The window GCTACCACGGCTCCCATTGATGGCGGTGCCTCGCTGCTGCTGGCGGCGGGGGCGGCCTACGGCCTCCGCCGCCTCCGCCGGTCGGGCCGGGCTTAGCCGAGCTGTTTACCACTGCCTGAATGAAAGAGCCCGCCTGAAAAGGTGGGCTCTTTTTGTAGTGTACCTTTAAGAACGTCCGGCTCATGTGACGCTCCGGCGAACTTGCCGCCGACACGCTGCAGTGTCGAGCGAATGACACGAAAAAGCAGCTACCACGACTTAGCCAATTTTCAATGATGCAGTTAGGTTCTATTGCCTTACTGGTGCCCGACTACGACGAGGCGCTGGGCTATTACGTCGGGGTGCTGGGCTTTACCCTGTTAGAGGATACTGACCTGGGCCAGGGCAAACGGTGGGTGCGCATAGCGCCGCCCGGGGCCGAAACCGGGCTGCTGCTGGCCCAGGCCCAGGGCGAAGCCCAGACCGGAGCCATCGGCAACCAGAGCGGCGGGCGGGTCTTCCTGTTTCTGCACACTACCGACTTCTGGGCCGACTACCACCGACTACAGGCCCGCGGGGTGCAGTTTCTGGAGGAGCCGCGCCCGGAAACCTACGGTCACGTTGTCGTGTTCCGGGACGTGTACGGCAATAAATGGGACCTGCTGGAAGTGCAGCGCGGGCTATGAGCTATAGAATAGGAAAATTCCCGCTAACTACTCCACGTGCCGGATGTCGCCGGCGCCGTACTGCCGCACGTCCGTCAGGTGGGCGGGGCCGGCGTAGTGCAGGTAGCCAGCCCCCATGTGCGTGAGGTTGATGGTTTGCTCGGCGTAGACGTCGATGTTGCCGGCCCCCAGGTTGCGCAGGCGCAGGTGCTGGGCCACTAGGGCGCGGGTGTTGATGTAGCCATCCGCCGCATTCTTGATTTGCACGTCGCCGGCAGCGCCGCTAAGCGTCACGTTGCCCTGGCAGGCCAGGCTTACGGTAAGGGCCGGCGCTTCGAGCTGCAGGGTGGTGTCGCCCTGGGAGTGGATTTTAACCTCCAGCGGGCCGGCTGCCACCAGCGTATTGCGGCTGACTACGTTGCCGTGGCAGGCGCAGTAGAGCGTGTCGAGCTGGCGCAGATGCACGGTGACGCGCAGCCCAGTGAAAGCGGGTGCCCGCAGTTTGTTTTCGCTCGTGACGTAGAGCGTCCGCCCCGAGTTGACCACCTCCAGGTGTTCGAGCAGGTTGTCGTCGGCTTCCACCACGACTTTTTCTTCCGGGCCGTAGAGCAGCTCCACGGTGCCGTGAATGCTCAGGTGCAAACGGGTGAAGGAGGATACGGGATAATCGCGGCTGACCAGCACGCCGCTGCCTTGGACTTGCATCATCTGACGAAGTTGTTTGAATGAGAGCATCAGGATTAAGGTTAGCAGGGCTAGTCGGGGAGTGGTTCGCAATGGTAGCCACTTTCCCGCAAAACCGCTGCTACGGTCTGGACGTCGAGCCACTGACCGGGGGTGTGCACGCGCAACACCCGGTCACAGTCGTCGAGGTCGAAGCTGATGCGGGCCGGGCAGGGTAAGCGCGCCAGCAGGTGCCCCCGCAGCGCGGCCGCCGCTACGGGACAATCAACAGTGGTGCGAAAAACTTCCAGGTCCAGCATCGGGCGTTGGCAGCGCGGGGTTAGGAGTGAAATACAGCCGCGCCAACGATACAAAGGTGCAGGATGCCGGGGTGGCCGACGTTATAGAATTGGGAGCCAGACTTATATAATAGGGAATTTTGATTTCAGAAGAAGCTTGCCGGGTTGTAGTCAGCATTACCAACTTCGCCTTTCACGAGCAGAAATCCTAGCCTAGTTCAGCGCACCGGGCCAGGCAGAAAACTCCCGGAGTTATAAGGCCGGCTCCGGCAGCTGTAATCGTTCGCAGGCTTTCCGAATGCAGCTTTGTACAGACTGCCGACTGCCCGCGGTATACCCCAAACGTTTATCTTCATGCCATGCCCCTGGAAGTTCGTGATGCTGCTGATAACACCCTGATTCACGCCAACCCCCACGTGGCCCAGGACTTCGACGTGCCCGAGCTGGTGGAGCAGAGCGGGGAGCTGGAATTTGCCGCGGGCCGCGGGAAGCTCACGCACTGGTACTTCGACGGTATTCGGATGGGCCATGCCCGCTGGCACTTCCGGGAGTATACCACCCAGCAGTGGCGCTCCGAACTCGACGTAGTGCACCTGCATTTCAACCTGCGCGGCCGCGTTATTCTGGAGCACCAGCTTCTAGGTCAGCCGCTGGTGATGGGCTCCTACCAGCACAATATCATGTACTCGCCGGGCTTCGAGGGCACGAGCCGCAACCAGGAGCTGGAAACCGAAACCTTCATGGTGCAGTTTACCCGGCCCATCTTCCTGCGCCTGAGTGAGCAAGCCAATGGGGTGTTGCGCCGCTTCGGGGAGCGGGTGCTCGAAGGCCAGCCCTTGGTGCTGGGGGAGCAAAGTCTGACCCTGGGCCTGGGCTTGCACAATGCCATTCGGGAGGTGCTGAACTGCCGCTTCCAGGGGCCGCTCAAGAAGCTTTTTCTCTACGCCAAAGCCCTCGAAATCCTGGTGCTCCAGGCCGAGGCCTTCGAGCAGCAACAGCAGCGCCCGCCCGCCCGCTTCGCCCGCACCGAGTACGACCAGGAGCGCCTGCTCTTCGCCCGCGACTACCTCATTCAGCACCTGCACCTGCCGCCTACGCTCCCGGAACTGGCCCGCATAGCGGGTCTGAACGAGTTTAAGCTCAAGAAGGGCTTCAAGGAAATGTTTGGCCAGCCGGTGTTCAGCTACCTGGCCGACTACCGCCTAACCGAGGCGGAGGCGCAGTTGATTGAGGGCCGCAAAACGGCCAGTGAACTGGCCTTCGAGCTGGGCTACTCCTCGCTGCAGCACTTCAGCGCCGCGTTCAAGAAAAAGTTTGGCGTGAGTCCGCGCGGAGTGCGCTAATCGGGCTGCCGCTGACTTTCGCCAAGCGGCCTTGCTTACAGGCTCAACAGCTCAGCCGCCGCCCCAAAGGCTGACTTGCTGCCTTCAATAACCTGCTGCCGCAAGGCCGGCAACTGGGCTTGCACGTTGGCCTTGGCGTAAAACTGCTCTTCCAGGCCCTGCCGGATGGCCTCGTAGAGCCAGTGCAGGTTTTGCTCCTGCCGGCGGCGCTGAAAGTAGCCACTCTGCTGGGTTTGCTGCACGTACTGCTCCACCACCTGCCACACTTCCGGCACGCCCCGGCCCGTGAGGGCCGAGCTAACGGTAACCTTGGGGTTCCAGCCCGAGGGCGCCAGCGGAAACAGGTGCAGCGCATTCTGGTACTCGCGGCGGGCCAGCTTGGCGGCAATTTCGTTCTGCCCGTCGGCCTTGGTAATGGTCACCGCGTCGGCCATTTCCATGATGCCCTTCTTGATACCCTGCAGCTCGTCGCCGGCCCCGGCCAGCATCAGCAGCAGGAAGAAATCGACCATGCCGTGCACGGCCGTCTCGCTCTGGCCCACGCCCACGGTTTCGATGAAGATGACGTCGTGGCCGGCGGCTTCGCACAAAATCATGGCCTCGCGGGTGCTGCGCGTGACGCCGCCCAGGCTGCGGCCGGCCGGCGAGGGCCGGATGTAAGCCTGCTCCTGGGCCGCCAGCTGGTTCATGCGGGTTTTGTCGCCCAGAATGCTGCCCCCGCTGCGCTGGCTCGTCGGGTCAACGGCCAGCACGGCCAGGCGCTTGCCCTGCCGCAGCAGCTCCAAACCCAGGGCTTCGATAAAGGTGCTCTTGCCCACGCCCGGCACGCCCGTAATGCCCACCCGCACCGAGCGGCCCGCATGGGGCAGCACTTGGTCGAGAACCTGCTGGGCCAGGCGCTGGTCGGAAGGCAGCGTGCTTTCGACTAGCGTAATGGCCCGGCTCAGCACCATCCGGTTGCCGGCCAGGATGCCGGCGGCGTACTCGTCAGCGGAAAAGCGTTTGGCCAAGGGAAAGGAATTTTGCCAGCAAACCCGCCGCCGGCAACTTGCCGCGGGCACTAGTCGGTTACATTTGCCGTTCGGATACCTACGGCCGGCCCGCAAATTAGGGGCTCCAACCATAATTTGGGCAGACTCAGCGAAGGTAATGCCTCTGCCGTATGATACAGCGGCTGCCGGCCCTAGCTTGCGCCTTATTTGTCACCGATTTCGTCTTAGCGCCTTGCTCCCCGTGAAAAATCTTCGT of the Hymenobacter chitinivorans DSM 11115 genome contains:
- a CDS encoding VOC family protein, giving the protein MMQLGSIALLVPDYDEALGYYVGVLGFTLLEDTDLGQGKRWVRIAPPGAETGLLLAQAQGEAQTGAIGNQSGGRVFLFLHTTDFWADYHRLQARGVQFLEEPRPETYGHVVVFRDVYGNKWDLLEVQRGL
- a CDS encoding head GIN domain-containing protein, encoding MMQVQGSGVLVSRDYPVSSFTRLHLSIHGTVELLYGPEEKVVVEADDNLLEHLEVVNSGRTLYVTSENKLRAPAFTGLRVTVHLRQLDTLYCACHGNVVSRNTLVAAGPLEVKIHSQGDTTLQLEAPALTVSLACQGNVTLSGAAGDVQIKNAADGYINTRALVAQHLRLRNLGAGNIDVYAEQTINLTHMGAGYLHYAGPAHLTDVRQYGAGDIRHVE
- a CDS encoding helix-turn-helix transcriptional regulator, translating into MPLEVRDAADNTLIHANPHVAQDFDVPELVEQSGELEFAAGRGKLTHWYFDGIRMGHARWHFREYTTQQWRSELDVVHLHFNLRGRVILEHQLLGQPLVMGSYQHNIMYSPGFEGTSRNQELETETFMVQFTRPIFLRLSEQANGVLRRFGERVLEGQPLVLGEQSLTLGLGLHNAIREVLNCRFQGPLKKLFLYAKALEILVLQAEAFEQQQQRPPARFARTEYDQERLLFARDYLIQHLHLPPTLPELARIAGLNEFKLKKGFKEMFGQPVFSYLADYRLTEAEAQLIEGRKTASELAFELGYSSLQHFSAAFKKKFGVSPRGVR
- the meaB gene encoding methylmalonyl Co-A mutase-associated GTPase MeaB, translated to MAKRFSADEYAAGILAGNRMVLSRAITLVESTLPSDQRLAQQVLDQVLPHAGRSVRVGITGVPGVGKSTFIEALGLELLRQGKRLAVLAVDPTSQRSGGSILGDKTRMNQLAAQEQAYIRPSPAGRSLGGVTRSTREAMILCEAAGHDVIFIETVGVGQSETAVHGMVDFFLLLMLAGAGDELQGIKKGIMEMADAVTITKADGQNEIAAKLARREYQNALHLFPLAPSGWNPKVTVSSALTGRGVPEVWQVVEQYVQQTQQSGYFQRRRQEQNLHWLYEAIRQGLEEQFYAKANVQAQLPALRQQVIEGSKSAFGAAAELLSL